CCTTGCCGCCCAGCTGGGTCGCGAGCAGGTAGAAGGCGTGGTTGGGGATGCCCGAGTTGATGTGGACGCCGCCGTTGTCCCGGCCCGTGCGGACGTAGTCGGCCATCGTCGCCGGCTGGGGGTCCTTGCCGAGCACGTCGTCGTCGTACGCCGTGCCCGGCGCCTTCATCGACCGCAGCGCCACCCCGCTGACCTGCGGCGCGAGCAGCCCGGCACCGATGAGCCAGTCGGCCCGGTCCGCGCTCTGGTCGAGCGTGCACTGCTTCACCAGGGAGCCGAAGACGTCCGACACCGACTCGTTCAGCGCGCCGGGCTGGCCGAAGTAGGTGAAGTTCGCCGAGTACTGGGTGAAGCCGTGCGCCAGTTCGTGGGCGATGACGTCGACCGGACCGGTGAAGTCGAGGAAGATCTCGCCGTCACCGTCGCCGAACACCATCCGCTCGCCGTTCCAGAAGGCGTTGCCGTACTTCTCGTCGTAGTGGACGGTCGCGTCGAGAGGCAGGCCCGCACCGTCGATCGAGTCGTGCCCGTAGGCCGTCAGGAGCAGGTCGAACGTCGCGCCGAGGCCGGCGTAGGCGCGGTTGACGGTGGCGTCCTGGACGGGCTCGTCGCCCTCGGAGCGCACCCTCGTGCCGGGCAGCGCGGTCTCGTTCCCGGCGTCGTACAGGGTGCGCTGCGGGCCGGGGACGACCTCCTGGGGCGGGGCCGGGGCGCCGGTGAGGGTGGTCAGCCGGCGCCCCGTGCGGTGCGCGGCGTCCGCGACGAGAGTGCGGCGGGCCGCGGCGGCGACGGCCGGATCACCGGCACGCGCGAGCTTGTCGAGGAGGTGCGGCGGCACAATGCCGCAGAAGACAGGCGTGAAGGAGTCCATGTCTGGCAATGTGGCACTGCGCCATGCGGCTGTCACTGGATGCGACGACGATTAGTGAAATGGAGTGATCTGTCACATATGCCCGTTACCGATCGGTCATCCCGCATACTGAAACGGGACCGGTGCCCGCGTCGAAGCTCGGCTAGGCTCGTCCGCATCATGCGTTTCGGGCTGCTTCTTCTTAGCCGCCGCGGCGAGGGCCTGTAGTCGTAGGCCGACCCCCTCCCCGCGGAGTCTGGTGCTGCGTTGACAGTCGGCCTCCCCCACCGCCCCCCAGGGCGTGGGAGGACCCCAGCCCGCAGGACCCCGAGGAGCCCGACGCAATGTCACAGTCGCAGTGGAACGGCCGCCCCACGCCGATCACCAACACCACGCACACCCAGAAGCCCTCCGGCATGCCGATCCACAAGTACGGCCGGTACGAGGCCGTCGACATCCCGGACCGCACCTGGCCGGAGAAGCGGATCACCAAGGCCCCGCGCTGGTTGTCCACAGATCTGCGGGACGGCAACCAGGCGCTGATCGACCCGATGTCGCCGGCCCGCAAGCGCGAGATGTTCGACCTGCTGGTCCGCCTCGGCTACAAGGAGATCGAGGTCGGCTTCCCCTCGTCCGGCGAGACCGACTTCGCCTTCGTGCGCTCGATCATCGAAGAGGGCGCGATCCCGGACGACGTGACGATCTCCGTCCTGACGCAGGCCCGCGAGGACCTGATCGAGCGCACCGTCGAGTCGATCGTCGGCGCCAGGCGCGCCACCGTCCACCTGTACAACGCGACGGCGCCGACGTTCCGCCGCGTCGTCTTCCGCGGCTCCAAGAACGAGATCAAGCAGATCGCCGTCGACGGCACCCGGCTGGTGATGGAGTACGCCGAGAAGCTGCTGGGCGACGAGACCGTCTTCGGCTACCAGTACAGCCCGGAGATCTTCACCGACACCGAACTGGACTTCGCCCTGGAGGTCTGCGAGGCGGTCTGCGACGTCTGGCGGCCCGCTCCCGGCCGCGAGATCATTCTGAACCTGCCCGCCACCGTGGAGCGTTCGACGCCCTCCACCCACGCCGACCGCTTCGAGTGGATGTCCCGCCACCTGACCCGCCGCGAGCACGTCTGCCTGTCCGTGCACCCGCACAACGACCGCGGCACCGCCGTGGCCGCCGCCGAACTGGCGATCATGGCGGGCGCCGACCGCATCGAGGGCTGCCTGTTCGGCCAGGGCGAGCGCACCGGCAACGTCGACCTGGTGACCCTGGGCATGAACCTCTTCTCCCAGGGCGTCGACCCGCAGATCGACTTCTCGCAGATCGACGAGATCCGTCGCACCAGCGAGTACTGCAACCAGATGCAGATCCACCCGCGCCACCCCTACGCGGGCGACCTCGTCTACACCGCCTTCTCCGGCTCCCACCAGGACGCCATCAAGAAGGGCTTCGACGCCATGGAGGCCGACGCGGCCGCCCGCGGCGTGACGACCGACGACATCGAGTGGGCCGTCCCGTACCTGCCGATCGACCCGAAGGACGTGGGCCGCTCCTACGAGGCGGTCATCCGCGTCAACTCGCAGTCCGGCAAGGGCGGAATCGCCTACGTCCTGAAGAACGACCACAAGCTGGACCTGCCGCGCCGGATGCAGATCGAGTTCTCCCGCATCATTCAGGCCAAGACCGACGCCGAGGGCGGCGAGGTCACGCCGAAGGAGATCTGGTCCGTCTTCCAGGACGAGTACCTGCCCAACCCGGTCGATCCGTGGGGCCGCGTCCAGCTGCGTTCCGGCCAGTCCACCTCGGACACCGACGGCACCGACACCCTGACGGTGGAGGCGGTCGTGGACGGCGCCGACACCGTGCTGACCGGCAGCGGCAACGGCCCCATCTCCGCGTTCGTCGACGCCCTGAACGGGATCGGCGTCGACGCGCGCGTCCTGGACTACCAGGAGCACACGATGAGCGAGGGCGCGTCCGCGCAGGCCGCCTCCTACATCGAATGCGCCATCGACGGAAAGGTCCTGTGGGGCATCGGCATCGACGCCAACACCACCCGCGCCTCGCTGAAGGCGGTCGTGTCGGCCGTCAACCGCGCCTCCCGCTGACGCCCGCCGCCGCCCGCGGCCACGGACCCCGCCCCGGCACAGGGGCGGGGTTCGGCCATGTCCGGGCGATGTGACGCCCGGGTGCTGACGAGGCATCCGCCATGTGGCTAACATCACGTCAACGCGGCAATGCTGCCGAAGGGTCACGGAGGTGCGACGTGCTGCCAACCCGCGGACAGAGCGGCCGAAAACCGCACATCCACGGTCATCGCGGTCTTCGTGTCTTCGGGGTGCGCACGTCGTGGAGCACCGTCGGCGACGGCGAGTTCTTCTGCCCCGAATGCGGAGGCGACCGCAACTACCGCCGCCGCACCGGCCGCCGCCGCTTCACCGTCCTCGGCGTCCCCGTCCTCCCGCGCGGCCAGGCCGGACCGGTCGTGGAATGCGCCGCCTGCCACGGCCAC
The genomic region above belongs to Streptomyces marianii and contains:
- a CDS encoding M4 family metallopeptidase; this translates as MDSFTPVFCGIVPPHLLDKLARAGDPAVAAAARRTLVADAAHRTGRRLTTLTGAPAPPQEVVPGPQRTLYDAGNETALPGTRVRSEGDEPVQDATVNRAYAGLGATFDLLLTAYGHDSIDGAGLPLDATVHYDEKYGNAFWNGERMVFGDGDGEIFLDFTGPVDVIAHELAHGFTQYSANFTYFGQPGALNESVSDVFGSLVKQCTLDQSADRADWLIGAGLLAPQVSGVALRSMKAPGTAYDDDVLGKDPQPATMADYVRTGRDNGGVHINSGIPNHAFYLLATQLGGKAWERAGQIWYDTMTSGRLRVDASFAEFASETVEAATARYGRGEEREAVVKAWSRVGVPAN
- the leuA gene encoding 2-isopropylmalate synthase, translated to MSQSQWNGRPTPITNTTHTQKPSGMPIHKYGRYEAVDIPDRTWPEKRITKAPRWLSTDLRDGNQALIDPMSPARKREMFDLLVRLGYKEIEVGFPSSGETDFAFVRSIIEEGAIPDDVTISVLTQAREDLIERTVESIVGARRATVHLYNATAPTFRRVVFRGSKNEIKQIAVDGTRLVMEYAEKLLGDETVFGYQYSPEIFTDTELDFALEVCEAVCDVWRPAPGREIILNLPATVERSTPSTHADRFEWMSRHLTRREHVCLSVHPHNDRGTAVAAAELAIMAGADRIEGCLFGQGERTGNVDLVTLGMNLFSQGVDPQIDFSQIDEIRRTSEYCNQMQIHPRHPYAGDLVYTAFSGSHQDAIKKGFDAMEADAAARGVTTDDIEWAVPYLPIDPKDVGRSYEAVIRVNSQSGKGGIAYVLKNDHKLDLPRRMQIEFSRIIQAKTDAEGGEVTPKEIWSVFQDEYLPNPVDPWGRVQLRSGQSTSDTDGTDTLTVEAVVDGADTVLTGSGNGPISAFVDALNGIGVDARVLDYQEHTMSEGASAQAASYIECAIDGKVLWGIGIDANTTRASLKAVVSAVNRASR